ACTCAACTTAGAAAAGACTTAATGAACGCCATTAAAGCTGAAAACCAAAAATTTGGAAAATAGGTAAGAATGTCTACTGTTATTGGTTACGTTAGAAAAAATACATTCTTCGAAAAGCTTGTTGCTAGCAAGCTTTTTTGGTTTCTATTTATTGCTTTTACTTTTTCGTATCCAATTTATAAGTCAGTAGTTAGAGAACTACCTCCACCGCTTCCAAAACTGTATAAAGTTCCAGAGTACACTCTTATAAATAGCTTCAATAAGCCATTTGGAAGTAAAGACTTAGAAGGTAAGCTTTATATTGCTGGATTCGCTTTTACTAGTTGCCCAACAACTTGCCCGGCCCTCATGGAAAAAATGGATAAAATTCAAAAAAGAGTGAGAGGCCTTGGAACAAATATTGCTCTTGTTACTTATACTGTAGATCCAGAGTACGACACACCAGACGTTCTTTTTAAATTTGCAAGAAAGAGGCATGCTAATCCATACGTGTGGACGTTTCTAACTGGAAGTGAAGCAGATCTTAAGAAAACGATTATAGATGGTTTTAAAGTCCCGATGGGAAAGCGTGAGCCAATATCTGGAAATGTAGACGGCGAGGAAGTATCTTTGATAGATATCGCTCATAGTGAGAAATTTGTGCTTGTAGATTGGAACGGTTATGTTCGAAAATATTACGAGACAGATAAACATAGCATTAATCAGATGATGATTGATGTTGGTTTGCTCGCCAATAGTAATGAAAAAAAATAAGGAGAAATATCATGTCTGAAGTACGCCACCATAGCCATAAGAAATTATACTTAATCATATTCTTTGCTCTTGCTGTATTAACAGCTGTTGAGATCTTAGTTGCGGAATCGGCACTTGCTTATCACTTAATCGCAACTTCTGTTATTTCTCTTGCACTAGGAAAGGCATTTCTAGTCGCTTACTTTTTCATGCATTTAAATGAAGAGACAAAGTGGCTTAAGTGGATTGCTGCAGTTCCTTGTTCTGCATTTATCTATGCGGCAGCTTTAATTGTAGAGTCAATGTACAGATAAGAATTAGAAGAAAAATTATAGAAAACAAAAGAGCTCCCCTTGAGGAGCTTTTTTGTTTTTAGGATGCAATAATTATTTGTATTCTGCTTTAGACATTACTTCTTTTGCAACTTCAACAAAGTTCCCAATAGTTCCAACATTAATTCTATCAACATTGAATGTTCCAAAACCTTCAAGAGTAGGGCTAATTGAAGCATTGCTATTGACTGGGTATTGGTCGAATGCTTTTGCTACAGGAGCTTGAACTTCTTTTGAACTTAGGTATTCTAAAAGCATTGTAGCTTCTTTTGTGTTCTTAGAATATTTAACGATTCCAATTCCAACACCATTTACATGAGCATTTGAAAAACCTTGATTCGCAAAAAATGGTTTTACTGGATAGTCGGCATCAGCTTCAATAAATGGAGCTAGGTAGTAAGAGTTCACAACTCCAACATGACAATCTCCAGCGGCGATTGCACGAATAACATCACGATCGCTTGTCGTCGGCTCTTTCGCAAAGTTAGTAACCCAAGATTTTAAAATATTAACAACTCTATCTGCTCCAAGGTGAGCAACCATAGAGGCTACAAGAGCTTGGTTATAAGAACTTCCAGAAGTTCTCACACATAACTTATTTTCCCATTTCTTATTTCCAAGATCTGCATAAGTAGATAACTCATTTGGAGAAACAAGATTCTTGTTATACATAATGACTCTAGATCGGTAGAAAATTGTAAACCAATTCTTATTCGTTTCAATAAAGTTCGCTGGAACATTTGCTTCAACTACTTTTGAATTAAAGGCCTTGTAGATTCCAGATTGAGTTGCAAGAGAATGATAAACGAGGTCTTTATCTAGGTGTAAATCAGCAAGCGTATTTTCACCTTCATTTTTTATTTTATTAATAAGGTCTTTGCTTTTACCTTCAACAAACTTAACTTCAATTCCAGTTCTCTCTGTAAAAGGTTTAAAGACAGCCTCAAGTTGTTCACCTGGGTAAACAGAGTAAATAGTTAATGATTTAGCTGCTGCATTCGTAGTGCTTATCAAAAGAAGTGATAAGAGTAATAGCTTAAAAATTTGATTCATAATAACTCCATATTGTTAGTGTGGAGTGGTTGTATAAGGTGTGGTTTGAGTTGTCAAACAAAAGTGGCGGCAGTTAAACGAATACTCATTCTCTATGCATTTAAGTCGTTATAAAGAATGAGTTTATAAGAGATTAGCTTTTATAACTGAATTGAAATTGTAATAATCTTATCGTTTAAGTTGATTCGATCTAAAGTTTCAAGCCCATCAACAACTTGTCCAAAGACAGTGTAATTAGAGTCCAGATGATTCAGTGTTGTTAAAGAGATATAGAATTGTGAATCTGCACTATCAATATCCTCCGGCTTTCTTGCCATTGCGACAGTTCCTTTAATGTGTTGAAGTTTATTAAATTCAGCCTTAAGTTTTTCACCGCTTCCACCGTTACCTGTTCCTGTAGGATCTCCAGTTTGTATAAGAAATTTTGGATGCACTCTATGAAACTTTAAACCATCATAAAAACCTTCCTGAACCAGCTGTAGAAAGCGAGTTACAGTGTTTGGAGCTTCATGTGGATAGAGTTTAATAACTATATTTCCCTTTGCTGTTTTTAATATGACAGACTCTTGGGAAAGCCCATTATCATTGACCTTTAGGTCCTTTGAAGTAATGTTTTTTGATACATTTATTTCATTAGGGATAATGTTTTTTTCTTTTTCACTACAACTAGTAAAAAGAAGACTGAGGAGAACTGGAAAAAGAAGACGAAATTTCATAAAACCTGCTATTTTTAAATGTTTTTTATAGTGATTAGTAGTGTCGACTAATGGCCTTTATTAATACAGACTTAAGTCAACAAAATCACCTAGTAGAATTATGGAAAAAAAATCAAAAAAACACAAATTAATTTAAATTCTTTGTTGACAGGTGAACAGGAAACTCATAAATTACGTCTCACATCGAAACAACAAGTTTTGGAAAGCACGGGGGTGTAGCTCAGTTGGGAGAGCACTTGCTTTGCACGCAAGGGGTCGCAGGTTCAACTCCTGTCATCTCCACCATTTCTTGATTTAGTTTCGGCTCTTTAAAATTCGAATAATAGTTAAAGATATGAAGCTTCGGCTGAATATCAAGATGAGAAGATCCCAAAAATAGTATAAGTGCTAATTAAAGTCTTGGCGTAACTAAATCTTGGATGCTGTAAACAGTTGAAGTTAGTAACGTAGAATTCCAAAAGCCAAGAGCCAAATTTATTTGGAAGATTTAGAGCACTGTATATCAATTTTTAATTTTTAAATTTTAATGAAGACAACAGTTCATATTTGCTTGGAGAGTTTGATCCTGGCTCAGAACGAACGCTGTCGGCATGCCTAACACATGCAAGTCGTACGAGAAAGCTTCTTCGGAAGTGATTAGAGTGGCGCACGGGTGAGTAACACGTAGGTGATCTACCATTTGGCGGGGGATAACCAGAAGAAATTCTGGCTAATACCGCATACGTACTGCAATTTTGAAAGTAGCAGTAGAAAGAGTGCCTCTCCTTGGAAGCACTTACCAAATGATGAGCCTGCGTAGCATTAGTTTGATGGTGAGGTAATGGCTTACCATGACTACGATGCTTAGCTGGTCTGAGAGGATGATCAGTCACACTGGAACTGAGACACGGTCCAGACTCCTACGGGAGGCAGCAGTGGGGAATATTGCGCAATGGGGGAAACCCTGACGCAGCAATGCCGAGTGAGTGAGGAAGGCCTTCGGGTTGTAAAGCTCTGTCAGAAGGGAATAATGGTATAGGGTCCAATAGGCCTTATATTTGAAGGTACCTTCAAAGGAAGCACCGGCTAACTTCGTGCCAGCAGCCGCGGTAATACGAAGGGTGCAAGCGTTGTTCGGATTTATTGGGCGTAAAGCGCGCGCAGGCGGATTGTTAAGTCAGATGTGAAATCTCGGGGCTCAACCCCGAAACTGCGTCTGAAACTGATAATCTAGAATCTCGGAGAGGGAAGGGGAATTTCGCATGTAGGGGTAAAATCCGTAGAGATGCGAAGGAACACCAGAGGCGAAGGCGCCTTCCTGGACGAGTATTGACGCTGAGGCGCGAAAGCGTGGGTAGCAAACAGGATTAGATACCCTGGTAGTCCACGCCGTAAACGATGTGCACTAGATATTGGAGGTTTGACCCCTTCAGTGTCGTAGCTAACGCATTAAGTGCACCGCCTGGGGAGTACGGTCGCAAGACTAAAACTCAAAGGAATTGACGGGGGCCCGCACAAGCGGTGGATTATGTGGTTTAATTCGAAGCAACGCGCAGAACCTTACCTAGGCTTGAAATCCTGAGAATCTGATGGAAACATCGGAGTGCTCTTCGGAGAATTCAGTGACAGGCGCTGCATGGCTGTCGTCAGCTCGTGTCGTGAGATGTTGGGTTAAGTCTCGCAACGAGCGCAACCCCTATCCTTAGTTGCCAGCATTAAGTTGGGCACTCTAGGGAGACTGCCCGGGCTAACCGGGAGGAAGGTGGGGATGACGTCAAGTCCTCATGGCCCTTATGTCTAGGGCTACACACGTAATACAATGGTGCATACAAAGGGACGCGACCTGGCAACAGTGAGCAAATCTCAAAAAGTGCATCTCAGTCCGGATTGGAGTCTGCAACTCGACTCCATGAAGTTGGAATCGCTAGTAATCGGAGATCAGCACGCTCCGGTGAATACGTTCCCGGGCCTTGTACACACCGCCCGTCACACCACGGGAGTTGGTCTTACCTGAAGTCGTGGCCCTAACTGCTTGCAGAGGGGAGCGCCTACGGTCGGACCGATGACTGGGGTGAAGTCGTAACAAGGTAGCCGTAGGGGAACCTGCGGCTGGATCACCTCCTTTTAAAGGAATTGAACAGCTTGCTGTTCTATGACCGGTCAAGGAGCACTTATGCTTTTGGGATCTTTTTTCATCTTTCAACTCTTATAGTTGTTATTTTTCAAAGTACTTTAACGAGTATTTTAAAAAATAACAGCATAGATCTTTAACATTCTCATAACAGAATCAGATAGAAGACGAGAACCTAAAATAAAAATAAAATTCAAACCAAGAAAATTTAAAAACTTGTGTAAAAACTTTAGATAGATAAAAGCTACTAAGGGCATATGGTGGATATCTTGGCAGCAAGAGGCGATGAAGGACGTTTACTAGGTAACGATATGCTAAGACGAGTGATCAAGTACGCTTTGACTCTTAGATTTCCGAATGGGGTAACCCCGCTAGCAGAAATGCTAGTGACTACATGGTGAGTAAAGTAGCCATGATAGAGTGAACGCAGGGAACTGAAACATCTAAGTACCTGCAGGAGAATAAATCAATTGAGATTCTGCTAGTAGCGGCGAGCGAACGCAGACCAGCCCAAACCGGCCAGTTTACTGCCCGGGGTTGTAGGACCTCATTTAGGATTCATGAAGGCTAGGGGAACGTGTTGGGAAGCACGACCAAAGAGAGTGAAAGTCTCGTACCCGAAAGTTTGATTGACCGAGAGGTATCCTGAGTAGGACGGAACACGAGAAATTCTGTCTGAATCTGGGAGGACCACCTTCCAAGGCTAAATACTCCTTGCTGACCGATAGTGAACTAGTACCGTGAGGGAAAGATGAAAAGAACCCCGATAAGGGGAGTGAAATAGAACTTGAAACCATATGCTTACAATCGGTGAAAGGGCTATTGTAAAGCCTGATCACGTACCTTTTGCATTATGAGCCGCCGAGTTACGGTGTGTAGCAAGGTTAAGCCGTCGCAGGTGTAGCCGTAGGGAAACCGAGTCTGAATAGGGCGATTAGTTGCATGTCGTAGACCCGAAACGGGATGAGCTTGCCATGAGCAGGTTGAAGCGGAGGTAATACTTCGTGGAGGACCGAACCCATATAGGTTGAAAACTGTTGGGATGACTTGTGGTAAGGGGTGAAAGGCCAATCAAATTCCGTGATAGCTGGTTCTCTCCGAAATGCATTTAGGTGCAGCGTTTGATGATTACTGACGGGGGTACAGCACTGAATTGGCTAGGGGGTTTACCGACTTACCAAACCATATCAAACTCAGAATACCGTTAAGTACAGTCAAGCAGTGAGACTATGGATGCTAAGGTCCATGGTCGAAAGGGAAAGAGCCCAGATCGACAGTTAAGGTCCCTAAATCGTATCTAAGTGGGAAAGGTTGTGGAACTACTCTGACATCCAGGAGGTTGGCTTAGAAGCAGCCATCCTTTAAAGAAAGCGTAATAGCTCACTGGACTAGTGGTTCTGCGCCGAAAATGTAACGGGGCTAAAGATACGTACCGAAACTTCGAAATTACTTCGGTAATTGGTAGGAGAGCATTGTGTTTACTGATGAAGACGTACCGGCAAGGAGCGTTGGAGGCATCACAAGAGCTGATGGCGGCATGAGTAGCGATAAGAAATGTGAGAATCATTTCCGCCGAAAATCTAAGGGTTCCTGGACCAGGTGACTCCGTCCAGGGTTAGTCGGATCCTAAGGTGAGGCCGAAAGGCGTAATCGATGGACAACGGGTTAATATTCCCGTACTTGGTATTTGTCGCTTGACATGAAGGAGTGACGGAGAAAGGTAGCAAAGCCAACTGTTGGATGTTGGTTTAAGAGCGTAGGAGGAGATCTTAGGTAAATCCGGGATCTTGTTAACTCTGAGACTTGATGACGAGGGCCTAGCCCGAAGTTTGTGATCCTATGCTTCCTAGAAAAGCTTCGCATGGAGATAGATATCAATCCGTACCGTAAACCGACACAGGTAGATGAGAAGAGAATTCTCAGGCGCTTGGGAGAACTCTAGTTAAGGAACTCTGCAAATTGGTGCCGTAACTTCGGGAGAAGGCACGCCTTGCTTGGTGACATCACTTGCTGGTGAAGCTGAACGAGGTCGCAGTGAAGAGGGGGTAGCGACTGTTTATCAAAAACATAGGTCTATGCAAACTCGTAAGAGGATGTATATGGACTGACGCCTGCCCGGTGCTGGAAGGTTAAGAGGAGAGGTTAGCTTTCGGGCGAAGCTTCGAATTGAAGCCCCAGTAAACGGCGGCCGTAACTATAACGGTCCTAAGGTAGCGAAATTCCTAGTCGGGTAAGTTCCGACCTGCACGAATGGCGTAACGACTTCCCCACTGTCTCAACTAGAGGCCCAGCGAAATTGGAGTGCGCGTGAAGATACGCGCAACCCGCGGAAGGACGAAAAGACCCCGTGAACCTTTACTGTAGCTTGACATTGGGTTTTGATTAACATTGCGTAGGATAGGTGGGAGTTTTTGATCCCTGCATTCCGGTGTAGGAGTAGACATCCTTGAAATACCACCCTTTGTTAATTGAAATCCTAACCTACGATCCTGATCGGGTCGGGGGACAATGTCTGGTGGGCAGTTTGACTGGGGCGGTCGCCTCCTAAAGAGTAACGGAGGCGCACAAAGGTTCGCTCAAGCCGAATGGAAACCGGCTGTAGAGTGTAAACGCATAAGCGAGCTTGACTGCAACACATACATGTGGAGCAGGGTCGAAAGACGGTGTTAGTGATCCGGTGGTTCCGAGTGGAAGGGCCATCGCTCAACGGATAAAAGGTACTCCGGGGATAACAGGCTGATCTCCCCCAAGAGTTCACATCGACGGGGAGGTTTGGCACCTCGATGTCGGCTCATCGCATCCTGGGGCTGGAGCAGGTCCCAAGGGTTAGACTGTTCGTCTATTAAAGCGGTACGCGAGCTGGGTTCAGAACGTCGTGAGACAGTTCGGTCTCTATCCTCCGTGGGCGTAAGAAATTTGAGAAAATCTGACCTTAGTACGAGAGGACCGGGTTGGACGAACCTATGGTGTACCGGTTATGTCGCCAGATGTACCGCCGGGTAGCTAAGTTCGGAAAGGATAACCGCTGAAAGCATCTAAGTGGGAAGCCCATTTCAAGATAAGATTTCTATTAGACAGCTTGTAGACCACGAGCTTGATAGGTTGGGGGTGTAAGTGCAGTAATGCATTGAGCTGACCAATACTAATTTGTCGTTTTGCTTTTATCTATTTTATTTTAGGTTCACTTCTATTTGGTTTTGTTTTGAGAATGCCAAAGATGATTGATAAAATTTTCGTGGTGGAGTTGACTCTGTTTGCCACGAGTAGTATTAAAGAGTCCATATCTAAATTGTTAAAATCAGTTTGGGTGTGTCGATAGCGACGAGGAAATACCTGATCCCATCCCGAACTCAGAAGTCAAGCTCGTCAGCGGCGAAAGTAGTGCCAGGGGGACTTGGTGTGAGGCTAGCACGATGCACCCATTATTTAAAAAGCTCATCTTCGGATGAGCTTTTTTTTTGTCTAAAGCATTTGCAGGAGCAAATGATTCTAAGCAATACAGCGAGGGCAGGAGCCCGAGTCGTGTAAGTCTAAATTCTCTTCTTTCTTAAGTAACTTCGCAGTTTTTTCTTTTAGTGCAATCTCTTGCGCGATACAATAGTTATATGATCTCTAAAATACTAAAAATACAACTTATAGGCTTATTCTTTATTACTTTAATCGCTTTCTATGCGTATTACTTCTCTGATGTCCTGCCAGACAACTTCTTTCTTATTTCATCAGGGTCTAGTGATGTTAACTTCTTTAGTTATTACTTAACTACTTTGGTTGCGCTTGTTGGCTATTATACAGGTCCTTGGATTTTTCTTCCGTTCTTCTTCTTTGCTCTTCTTTACACTTTTGTTTTTTCAAAGAGAGAGTCACTTTTAGATGCTTTTAATGCTCTAACACTTTTTGGAACTTTCTTATTTTGCACTTATTTAGTTTATCCAAGCTTTATGGGAGCAGGAATTTTCTATGTCCTTGAGAATAACTTTTCAGGAATGATGATTTTCTTATGTACAGCTTTTTGTCTTGTAGGCTTCTTGGCTGGCTCTTTTAGAGAGTCTTTTAAAGATAGTGTTTTTTCAATAATAGACTTTTTAAAAAATGCTCCTTCTAAAGTGGCAAAGGCCTCTGCTCAAATTTCTCCTTCTGAAATAAATAATAGATTACAAAATAAAAGTGAGGACTTTGTTTCTAAAGTTAAAACAAAAGTACCTTTACTTCTTAAGGGAGAAGCAAAATCTGATGAAAAACCAGCATTTGCTCAGAGAATGGAGCAGGCAGAAAAGCCATCTCCAAGCGTAGAAGTAGAAAAGGAAAAGTCTTCAATTGCATCTTTTTTTAAGAAGGATTCTGGAAGTGATGATGTTGAAGATGTAACTCCAATAGAAAAAAACGAAGAAAAAGTAAGTCATTCAGTTATTAACGAAGACAAATCAGCTCCCGGTGGTGGAGTGGTGAGAATGGCCTCATCAACGAGCCCTTATAAGCTTAAAAATTCTAATGCTGGAGCACCAGAAGAAAGTCAGTACTACTCATTAGTAAAAACAATCTCTAAAAAGAAAGACGTGAAGAGAGTTGGTCACCCTGATGATAAATACTTTGACGAGATCACAGATATAATTGAAGAAAAACTCTCTGAATTTAAAATTGATGGACTCATTATCAATGTTCTGAAAGGGCCAGTAGTTGATACATTCGAATTAGAACTTGGGTCTGGTATTAAAGTTTCAAAAGTAACTGGTGTTACCGAAGATTTATCAATGGCCTTATATGGGGCACCTATTAGAATTGTATATCCAATGAAGGGTAGAACAACAATTGGGATCGAAGTACCTAGAAACCCTAGGGAAATTATCTATCTAGACGAAGTTCTTGATTCTCAAGATTTTAAAGATTCAAAGACAATGCTTCCAGTTGCTATGGGAAAAGATGCTTTTGGAGACACATTTGTCGTAGATTTAGCGGCCATGCCACATATGCTTGTAGCTGGGGCAACAGGAGCAGGTAAGTCTGTTTTTATTAACTCACTTCTTGTCTCACTATTAGTTAAGAAATCCCCAAGACAAATGAAGTTAATTCTTATTGATCCAAAACAGCTTGAACTTGCTGTTTATTCAAAGCTTCCGCATTTAGTAATGCCAGTGGTAACGGATGCAAAAACTGCCTCGATTGCTCTTCTTTGGGCCGTTCAAGAAATGGAGAGAAGATATTCTATTTTAAAAGAATTTGGAGTTAGAAATATTGCAGGATTTAACGAAAAGTTGAAAACTGCTGGACCTGCGATGATTGCTAAAATTCACCAGTACTATGAAGACTCTGGAGCAGACGAGTACGAACTACCATGCTTAGTGGTAGTGGTTGATGAATTTGCAGACTTAATTCTTACAAAAGCAGGAAAAGAAATTGAGATGAATATTGCTAGACTTGCAGCAAAGGCTAGAGCCGCCGGAGTTCACTTAGTTCTAGCAACTCAACGTCCATCAGTTGATGTAATTACAGGTGTGATAAAATCAAATTTTCCAACACGAGTTTCATTTAGAGTAACATCTTCTACCGACTCAAGAACAATTCTAGATAAGATGGGGGCTGAAAAGCTACTCGGAAAAGGGGATATGCTTTATAAGCGCGGAGTTGAAATGACTCGTGTTCATTCATCTTTTGTAGATGAGGCCGAGATTGAAGTTTTGACGGAAGAACTGAGTCAGCTGCCACAAGACTTTAATGAAAACGCGATGGAGTTTTTAGAAAATGGTGGAGAAGTGGAAACTGATGAGTACACTTATGGCTCTCACGTCGTAGCTCCAGATAGTACGAGCTCTGATGATGATATGTATAATCAAGCCCTTAGAATTGTGATGGAGTCGAGATCTGCTTCGGCATCAATGCTCCAAAGAAGACTTAGAATTGGCTACAATAGGGCGGCAAACCTTATTGAAGAGATGGAAACGAAAGGAATAGTGGGACCAGCTCAGGGGTCAAAACCTCGTAAAGTTCTCGCTGCGTCAGATAGCTTGTAAAATATAGTTTTTAGTCAGCAAATAATGCTTTTAGGTGGTCATTTACACCTTGAAGCATTATGATCTCTATGCTATTTAAAATCACTTAATTGCAATCGTGCAAAATAAACATTCCCTCTCGGGAAGGTCTACCAATTGGTAGCTTGAGGGATTAGACTAACCAACCTAGGAGTAAACATGTCTAATGAATTAAAAATCCAAGATCTATTATCTGCAGGAGCACACTTTGGTCACCAGACTCACAAGTGGAATCCAAAAATGAAGAAATATGTTTTTGGTGAAAGAAACGGAATCTACATTGTTGACCTTGGAAAGACAATTCCAGCAGCAAAGCAAGCATATGACTTTCTTAAGAAAGTATCTTCAGAAGGTAAGCCAGTTCTTTTCGTAGGAACTAAGAGACAAGCTTCTGAAACAGTTAGAAATGCAGCAATTAGCTGTGGAGCTAACCACGTTACTTATAGATGGCTAGGTGGAATGCTTACTAATTATAAAACAATTACTCTTTCAGTTGATAAGCTTAGAAAAGTAGAAAAAATGAAAGAAACTGGTGACTTCGGACTTCTAACAAAGAAAGAAAGATCTAAAATTGAAAAAGACGTAATCAAGCTAGAGAAAAACCTTGGTGGAATCAAAGACATGAGAAAGATCCCAGGAGCTTTATTTGTTGTTGATCCTAACTCTGAGAGAATTGCTGTTCAAGAAGCAAACGTACTAGGTATTCCTGTAGTTGCTATCACAGATACAAACTGTAGCCCAGATGGAATTGATTTTGTTGTTCCAGGTAACGATGATGCAATTAAGTCTGTTTCTCTATTTGCAGATTACTTTGCAAGTGCAGTTAACGAAGGTCTTGGACAAGCTAAGAAAACAGGAAAGCTTTCTAAAGATACAAAGACTGCTAGAGACACAACTTTAGAAAAAGAAATCATTTCAAAGTACGAAAATGATATCGATCTTAAAGGTGACGAAGAATAATTAATTTTTAATTGATATAGTGGAGAATAAAAAATGGCAATTTCTGCAAAAGATGTAAAAGAGCTAAGAGAGAAAACTGGCGCAGGTATGATGGACTGTAAGAAAGCATTAACTGAAGTTAATGGTGACTTAGAAGCAGCTGTTGATTACCTAAGAACTAAAGGTTTAGCTAAGGCGGCAAAGAAAGCTAGCCGTGTAGCTGCTGAAGGTGCTGTTGTTACTCTTATCGATGGTAATAATGGAGTAATCTTAGAAGTAAACTGTGAAACAGACTTTGTTTCTAAGGGCGATGACTTCCAAGGTTTCGCGAAAAGTATGGCAGAGTTTGCTCTTTCAAATAAAGCCGGATCTGTTGATGAATTAAAATCTGCTAAAGAAGCAGCTATCACAGAATTAACTATGAAGTGTGGAGAGAAAGTAGACGCTAGAAGATTAGTATCTCTTTCAACTTCTGGACTTTTAGGTTCTTATAACCACGGTGGAAAGATTGGTGTACTTGTTGATCTTGAAACTGATAAAGCAGATGCTCCTGAAGTGGCTGAACTTGCAAAAGATATTTCTATGCACGTTGCTGCAGCAGCTCCAACTTTCTTAAGTGGAGATGATATTGATGAAAGCTTTAAAGAAAGAGAAGCTGAAGTTTATAGAGCGCAATTGAAAGAAGAAGGGAAGCCTGCTGATATGATTGAAAAAATCGTTCTAGGTAAACTTGGAAAACTAGCTAAAGAAGTTTGTCTTCTTGAGCAAGCTTTTATCAAGAACCCTGATTTAAGTATTAAGAAACTTGTTGCTGAAACAGCTTCAAAAGTTGGTGGAACAATTACTGTTAAGTCATTCCACAAACTAAATCTTGGTGAAGGTATCGAAAAGAAAGAAGATAACCTTGCTGATGAAGTTGCAAAAATGACGAGTGGGCACTAGGTCTTACAAAATTTAAAAAAATAAAGGGGACTTTAATTGTCCCCTTTTTTTTGATCTACTTTCAAATATTGGAGCGCACGTGAAATATAATAGAATTCTTTTGAAGTTATCTGGGGAAGCACTTGCTGGCGACAAAGGTGGTGGCGTTTGTAACGAGATTTTAAACCAAATTTGTGATGAAGTTAAAAACTTACATAAAATGGGTGTTGAAGTCGCAATTGTAATCGGTGGTGGAAATATTCACAGAGGAGTTGCTGGAGCAACGAAGGGAATGGATAGAACGACTTCTGATCACATGGGGATGCTCGCAACAGTTATTAATTCCTTGGCCATTCAGGACTGTTTAGAAAGAAAAGAAATTAGTACAAGAGTAATGTCGGCAATAGAGATGGCAGAGATAGCGGAACCCTATATTCGCCGCCGCGCTGTGAGACATTTAGAAAAGAAGAGAGTTATAATATTTGCAGCTGGTACAGGTAACCCGTACTTTACAACTGACACTGCTGCGGCGCTTCGTGCCAATGAAATTGATGCTGATGTCATCATGAAGGCGACAAA
This sequence is a window from Halobacteriovorax sp. JY17. Protein-coding genes within it:
- the pyrH gene encoding UMP kinase; protein product: MKYNRILLKLSGEALAGDKGGGVCNEILNQICDEVKNLHKMGVEVAIVIGGGNIHRGVAGATKGMDRTTSDHMGMLATVINSLAIQDCLERKEISTRVMSAIEMAEIAEPYIRRRAVRHLEKKRVIIFAAGTGNPYFTTDTAAALRANEIDADVIMKATKVDGIYDKDPMEHKDAVKFDELKYIDVLNKGIKVMDSAAISLCMDNEIEIIVFNMFDKGNVQKAVIGDTIGTIVRN